The following proteins come from a genomic window of Ochotona princeps isolate mOchPri1 chromosome 14, mOchPri1.hap1, whole genome shotgun sequence:
- the LOC101535597 gene encoding large ribosomal subunit protein uL23-like, protein MAPKVKKEAPAPPKAQAQAKALKAKKAVLKGVHSHKKKKILTSPTFRRPKTQHLRWQPKYPQKSAPRRNKLDHYAIIKFPLTTESAMKKIEDNNTLVFIVDVKANKHQIKQAMKKLYDIDVAKVKTLIRPDGEKKAYVRLAPDYDALNVANKIGII, encoded by the coding sequence ATGGCGCCGAAGGTGAAGAAGGAAGCTCCTGCCCCTCCCAAAGCCCAAGCCCAAGCCAAGGCCCTGAAGGCCAAGAAGGCGGTGCTGAAAGGTGTCCACAGCCACAAGAAGAAGAAGATCCTCACGTCTCCCACTTTCCGGAGGCCCAAGACGCAGCACCTGCGCTGGCAGCCCAAATACCCCCAGAAGAGTGCCCCCAGGAGGAATAAGCTTGACCACTACGCCATCATCAAGTTCCCCCTGACCACAGAGTCCGCTATGAAGAAGATAGAAGACAACAACACACTAGTGTTCATTGTGGATGTCAAGGCCAACAAGCACCAGATCAAACAAGCCATGAAGAAGCTCTATGACATTGATGTGGCCAAAGTCAAAACCCTGATCAGGCCCGATGGAGAAAAGAAGGCGTACGTGCGGTTGGCTCCTGATTATGATGCTCTGAATGTTGCCAACAAAATTGGGATCATCTAA